Proteins encoded by one window of Polaribacter haliotis:
- a CDS encoding SGNH/GDSL hydrolase family protein yields the protein MNLKYIFGCIISFPLIPILLIQGKKIRKETPRLPEAIKPKGYLKTNSKKTLKIITIGESTIAGVGVDIHENGFTGALIKELSEKNNISVLWRVYAKSGYTTKQITKKLVPKIEETNADLIVIGLGGNDAFKLNSPIMFILNIEKLIKSIQKKFPRTPIYFTNMPPIKEFPAFTKTIKFVIGNLVEIFGERLRKKVKRKKRVFYNSEIVTLKSWSKKYNLKNDVAIYFSDGVHPSKLTYEIWGKDMAQFIMKKRAFKKWIRSK from the coding sequence ATGAATTTAAAATATATTTTTGGTTGTATTATTTCTTTTCCTTTAATTCCTATTCTCTTAATACAAGGAAAAAAAATTCGAAAAGAAACACCAAGGTTACCAGAAGCGATAAAGCCAAAAGGTTATTTAAAAACCAATTCGAAAAAGACTTTAAAGATAATTACAATTGGAGAAAGCACTATTGCTGGTGTTGGTGTAGACATTCATGAAAATGGATTTACTGGTGCACTTATTAAAGAATTATCAGAGAAAAATAATATTTCTGTTTTATGGCGTGTTTATGCAAAAAGTGGCTACACAACTAAACAAATTACTAAAAAATTAGTACCAAAAATTGAAGAAACTAATGCAGATCTTATTGTTATTGGCTTAGGTGGAAACGATGCTTTTAAATTGAATTCTCCTATAATGTTTATACTAAATATCGAAAAATTAATTAAAAGTATTCAGAAAAAATTTCCTAGAACTCCAATTTACTTTACAAATATGCCTCCCATTAAAGAGTTCCCTGCATTTACAAAAACAATAAAATTTGTAATAGGAAACTTGGTTGAAATTTTTGGAGAAAGGCTTCGAAAAAAAGTAAAAAGAAAAAAAAGAGTTTTTTATAACAGTGAAATTGTAACTTTAAAAAGCTGGTCTAAAAAATACAATCTTAAAAATGATGTTGCTATTTACTTTAGTGATGGGGTTCATCCTTCCAAATTAACTTACGAAATATGGGGGAAAGATATGGCTCAATTTATTATGAAAAAACGAGCTTTTAAAAAATGGATAAGAAGTAAATAA
- a CDS encoding DUF6952 family protein: MKLPVIKHLTSFIEENDQDYILETIETLEALTEVSSLKDEELDVIGELISNMYGALEVDKMVKDGTPKKEALNTFMKRVLGSIDN, encoded by the coding sequence ATGAAATTACCTGTAATTAAGCATTTAACTAGTTTTATTGAAGAAAACGACCAAGATTACATACTAGAAACTATTGAAACATTAGAGGCTTTAACAGAAGTTTCGTCTTTAAAAGATGAAGAATTAGATGTTATTGGAGAGTTGATTTCGAATATGTATGGAGCTTTGGAAGTAGATAAAATGGTAAAAGACGGTACTCCTAAAAAGGAAGCGTTAAATACATTTATGAAACGTGTTTTAGGTTCTATTGATAATTAA
- a CDS encoding thioredoxin family protein has protein sequence MVQELTEDNLQVIVLGNDKVIVQYSATWCGNCRIMKPKFKKLASEMDSIKFVIVDAEKFPESRKLADVSNLPTFAIFENGEKKNQAQTNKFDVLKDLVNELA, from the coding sequence ATGGTACAAGAATTAACAGAAGATAATTTACAAGTAATTGTTTTAGGTAACGATAAAGTAATTGTACAGTACTCTGCAACTTGGTGTGGAAATTGTAGAATTATGAAACCTAAGTTTAAGAAATTGGCTTCAGAAATGGATTCAATTAAGTTTGTAATTGTTGATGCTGAGAAATTTCCTGAAAGCAGAAAGTTAGCAGACGTAAGTAATTTGCCAACATTTGCAATTTTTGAAAATGGAGAAAAGAAAAATCAGGCACAAACAAATAAGTTTGATGTCTTGAAGGACTTAGTAAACGAATTAGCTTAG